A stretch of Gossypium hirsutum isolate 1008001.06 chromosome A06, Gossypium_hirsutum_v2.1, whole genome shotgun sequence DNA encodes these proteins:
- the LOC107952526 gene encoding protein NEGATIVE GRAVITROPIC RESPONSE OF ROOTS, with translation MKMFSWVQKKLTSKKSNIIPDNNHTKQPCKEEFNDWPHGLLAIGTLGNKIKQEADQKANPHQSVPSTQDHVNYLHGLTVEEVGKLQKELNLIFQEHGPTSPANLEGPSIPFDRFLDADSSTVEDEERVCSGCSDGSNSNNRKDDHHLQYRNSSLVQTRGKDMCSDKSKAAIGKKSLSFLLKKMFVCRSGFSPAPISLRDPAVMESRMEKMLKAILHKKIYPQNYSIKLSTKKSLESCTHISNTANGDEKIEKADDGSKWVKTDSEYIVLEI, from the exons ATGAAG ATGTTCAGCTGGGTTCAAAAAAAGCTCACTAGCAAGAAATCCAACATTATTCCAGATAATA ATCATACAAAACAGCCTTGCAAAGAAGAGTTCAATGACTGGCCTCATGGACTGCTTGCGATTGGAACTTTGGGAAATAAGATAAAACAAGAAGCAGATCAGAAGGCAAATCCACACCAAAGTGTCCCCTCTACACAAGATCATGTCAATTATCTACATGGTCTGACGGTTGAAGAAGTAGGGAAACTTCAAAAAGAGTTGAACTTAATATTTCAAGAACATGGACCGACATCACCAGCTAATCTGGAAGGCCCTAGTATTCCATTTGATAGATTTCTGGATGCCGACTCGAGCACGGTCGAAGATGAAGAAAGGGTTTGCAGTGGATGCTCCGATGGTTCGAATTCAAACAACAGAAAAGATGATCACCATCTCCAGTATCGTAACAGCAGTTTGGTTCAGACTAGAGGGAAAGATATGTGCTCGGATAAATCAAAGGCTGCAATAGGGAAAAAATCATTATCATTTCTTTTGAAGAAGATGTTTGTTTGTAGAAGTGGATTTTCACCCGCCCCAATTAGTTTAAGGGATCCAGCAGTCATGGAATCACGAATGGAGAAG ATGCTGAAGGCCATACTTCACAAGAAGATATATCCTCAAAATTATAGCATCAAACTGTCTACTAAGAAATCCTTAGAGAGCTGTACCCATATCTCCAACACTGCCAATGGGGATGAAAAGATAGAAAAGGCAGATGATGGAAGTAAATGGGTGAAAACAGATTCCGAAT ATATTGTtttggaaatataa